From the genome of Maridesulfovibrio ferrireducens:
CTTAGAAAAATTGATCCCGAAGTAACAGGCGTTCCAGTTGTTGTCCTTGAATCTTCACTGCTTATGCGTGACACTTTCACCGAAGCCGCCGTGCTTACAATTGTGCTGGTATCAATAATTTTATTTTTTACTTCATTCAGTATAAGCTATGTCCTGCTTACTCTTATTCCTTTGATTGTAGGTATTTTCTGGTTGCTTGAAGTGATGGGCACGACAGGTTTAAGCTTTAATTTAGCGAACTTCTTTGCGATCCCTGTTCTTATCGCCATCGGAGTAGACGGCGGAGTTCATTTTCTTGCCAGATGGAAAGAACTTTCAAAAGGTGAGAAACTCTACGACACGAGTACTCCTGTTGCTGTGGGCTTAAGTTTTTGCACCACAATGATTGGTTTCGGCGGGTTGCTTTTGGCCCATCACAGGGGACTTGCCTCTCTCGGCGGAATCATGGTTGTCGGCTCTGCAACTTGTATGGTTGGATGTATGGTCATATTGCCTGCCGTTTTCAGACTGATCGAACAGTTTAAAGGGAGAAAAAATATATAATGTTAAGAAAAATATTAGCGATCACTTTTATTCTGATTTTATCAGTTGCAGGCGCAGTCTCTGTCGCAGGGGCGGCTGAATCATTTAAATTTGTCATTATTGAGCCCGGTCAGCCTGGAACATCCGCAGATGCCCAGCCGGTAATGGATTCACTCGCAGAGTATGTTTCCGAAAAACTTGGAAAGCCTGCAACCGGTGTTTATTTTAATGAATTGGAACCTGCGCTCAAGTATCTTGATGAAAATAAACCGATATGGGGAATTTGCGGATTAACGTTTTTCACGAGCTATTCAGATAAATATATAATGACCCCTGTTGCATCCACCTTACCGCAGGGACTTGATAAAGATGTCTGGAGAATTCTTGCTCCGTCTGACGGGCCGGATTCTGTGAAAGAGATTAAAGGAACTGTTTTTGGTTCTATGCTTTATACTCCTGAATCCCGCAAAATTCTTTTTAAAAAAGATGAAGCTGAAAATCAGCTTGTTATTGAAGGGACATCAAGGCCTCTCAGTAAATTGCGCTGGGTTAATAAAGGGAAGGCTGCCGGAGTATGTCTGAACGCAGTTCAGTATTCTGTGCTCAGCGGATCGGATCGTTTTTCCGGTGTGAAGGTTGTTTACGAATCGGGGAAACTTCCTAACAGTCCTGTGGTATGGTTCGGCAAGGTGACTGATGATTCTTTTCGACTTCAGGCGATTTTGCTTGATATGAAAGATGATCCTGCGGCTGCAAGTTTATTGAAACTTTTGCAGACTAACGGATTCGGACCTGCTGATAAGGAGCTTAAATGATTTTATCCCTTCGCATCGTGATGATCGCAGTTTTAGGGTGTTTTCTGTGCAGTTGTGCAGCTCAAACCGGTACAACTGCCGCAGTTCCAACGGTTGAGTATAAAACAAAAGATGTTTCTCTTTGGAAATCATGCACCTTAAAACAAGCTGAATCACTTGCTGCCAGCAGTAAGGATGCGGATAATCTTGAATCTGCAACTTGCTACGCTTGGCTGCTTGAAAGTGGAACAGTTACTAAAACTGATGATGCTATTGCCGGGCGAAAGGTCATAGAGGCATATCTTAAGAAAAACCCTAAAAGCGGAGTTGGACATTATCTTTCAGCGTTTTTAGCTGGTAAAGAGGCGCAACTTTCGCCCTTGCGCGGGCTTGACCTTGTGCCTGTCTTGGAGCAAGAAGCATTGTTGGCTGAAAAGCTTTCTCCTGAAGTAGATTTTGGCGGACCTGACCGGATGCTCGGTGAACTTTATCTCGAAGCTCCTTCTCCACCACTAAGTGTTGGAAATCTCAGTAAGTCTTTAGTTCATTTTGAGAAAGCTGTAAAAATTAGTCCCGACTTTTATTTGAATCATCTTGGATACGGCGCTGCTTTGCTTGAAGATGGTGAAAAAGCTAAAGCGTGTGTTCAGTTTTCACAGGCTTTAAAAAGTAAAAGTTTTGATAAGAAATCATTAAAAATAAATACATATGAAAAGTTGGTAGGAGCATGTCAGAAAGCGCCTGCTGCTAAAAAATAATAAACCCGCCTTTTTTCGGGCGGCAAAGAGGATAGGACTTTGGCAATTCCTGCAATACAGATAGCTCGACTTGGGAAATATATTCTTTCACAGACACTTAAGGGTAATAAGCATTATCCTTTGGTTCTTATGCTGGAGCCGTTGTTTCAGTGCAACTTGCGTTGCAAAGGATGCGGAAAAATTAATCAGCCTGCATCAGTTTTAAACCAGCGTTTGTCTTTTGACGAGTGTATCGCTGCTGTTGAAGAATGCGGCGCACCAATCGTTTCAATCCCGGGTGGAGAACCTCTCCTGCATCCTGAAATTCCTGCTATTGTCAAAGAATTAGTCAGGCGTAAAAAGTTTGTATATCTTTGCACCAACGGAATTCTTATTCCTGAGCGCATCAATCAGTTCAAGCCTAGTCCATATCTTACTTTCAATATCCATCTCGATGGGTTGGAAGAAGTGCATGATAATATTGTTTGCAAGCAGGGCGTATTTCAGTCCGCAATCAGATCAATAAAATTGCTTAAATCCAAAGGATTTAGAGTTAATACGAATACTACTCTTTTCGGTGGACAGACCCCTGAAAATGCAGCTGCGTTCTTTGATTATCTCACCGGACTTGGTGTTGACGGAATGACTCTTTCAGCCGCGTTCAGCTATGAAGCCGCAGCCGATCAGGACAGTTTCCTTACTCGTGAACAGAGCAAAAAACTTTTCCGTGAAATTTTTAGACTCGGCAAAGGGAAAAAATGGGATTTCAGCCACAGTAGCTTTTATCTCGATTTCCTCGCCGGAAATCAGGACTATTCCTGTTCCCCTTGGGGAAATCCTTGTCGTTCCGTGCATGGTTGGCAGCGTCCCTGTTATCTGCTTGAAGACGGATTTGTTCCAACTTACAAGGAACTTATGGAGCAGACTGACTGGGATAAATACGGAGTGGGTAACGATCCCCGCTGTGCAAACTGCATGGTGCATTGCGGATTTGAACCAACCTCCGTTGCCGATTCAGTAAAGCGTCCAATCAAAGGCGCAATGTTAGCTCTTAAGGGACTTAATTTAAAATAAGTTAGTCTTTTAGTCGTAATATTAAATAATAAAAAAGGTGAAGTTGAGTTATCAACTTCACCTTTTTTTATTTTATTTAAACAACAATTTTTCCTATAATATATATTTAACGTGTTTATTTTGTTAGCTGTTTTTTATGAATTGTAATAATATATTGTTATCCGAACCTGTCCAGGTATGTTTTACAGCAAGCGTAGAAATTCCTTATGATTTGCGTTTTATGGTTCCAGTTCTTGACTGGGCTTCAACTCTTGTCTCTACATCTGGAGGCAATCAAAGGGAAAGCGACGGTCTGCGTCTTGCCCTTGAAGAAACATTGGTCTTTTTAATCTCCGCATATCCTGATGCACAGGATAAAGAAGTACTCCGTGTCAATTTCCAATTGAAAATTGATGGAATTGCTACCGTTACTATTGCAAACGCTGGCCCACCTATACATCTGAATAGAATTCCAAATTATGACCCGCAAAACCCGGAAGAGTCTGAACTTGACGGGTTGTGGTTTCATCTGGCTCAAAATGCTGTAGACCATCTGGAGTTTAACAATCTCGGACTAGATGGTTGGCAAATAGTAGCTAGTATGCGGCTTGCATGTCCTTCCTTTGAGAAAGGTAGTGCTGAGGAGGATCTGAATGATAAGAAAATAAATTTCAATCTTAGGCGTGCTACTCCAGATGATGCTGCCCAGCTCGTGGATTTAACTTACGACACATATGGTTATGAATACACTGGTGAATTTTTTTATTATGAATCGCAGCTCCGGAAAGTGATTGAGGATGGCGACGTAAAAGTAATTGTCGCAGAAAATGGCGAGACTCTTGCTGGGAGCGTAGCTTTCTTTTTGTTTCCCCAAAAACCACATTTAGCCGAGACAGGTTCATTGATGGTTAGGCATTCTTATAGGTGCACGCGGGCCATTTCATATTTAATGAAAGAATCCGTTCGTTATATTGATGAAAATTCGCTTGGCGTGGATATTTATA
Proteins encoded in this window:
- a CDS encoding PhnD/SsuA/transferrin family substrate-binding protein translates to MLRKILAITFILILSVAGAVSVAGAAESFKFVIIEPGQPGTSADAQPVMDSLAEYVSEKLGKPATGVYFNELEPALKYLDENKPIWGICGLTFFTSYSDKYIMTPVASTLPQGLDKDVWRILAPSDGPDSVKEIKGTVFGSMLYTPESRKILFKKDEAENQLVIEGTSRPLSKLRWVNKGKAAGVCLNAVQYSVLSGSDRFSGVKVVYESGKLPNSPVVWFGKVTDDSFRLQAILLDMKDDPAAASLLKLLQTNGFGPADKELK
- a CDS encoding TRAP transporter TatT component family protein, which produces MILSLRIVMIAVLGCFLCSCAAQTGTTAAVPTVEYKTKDVSLWKSCTLKQAESLAASSKDADNLESATCYAWLLESGTVTKTDDAIAGRKVIEAYLKKNPKSGVGHYLSAFLAGKEAQLSPLRGLDLVPVLEQEALLAEKLSPEVDFGGPDRMLGELYLEAPSPPLSVGNLSKSLVHFEKAVKISPDFYLNHLGYGAALLEDGEKAKACVQFSQALKSKSFDKKSLKINTYEKLVGACQKAPAAKK
- the hpnH gene encoding adenosyl-hopene transferase HpnH; the encoded protein is MAIPAIQIARLGKYILSQTLKGNKHYPLVLMLEPLFQCNLRCKGCGKINQPASVLNQRLSFDECIAAVEECGAPIVSIPGGEPLLHPEIPAIVKELVRRKKFVYLCTNGILIPERINQFKPSPYLTFNIHLDGLEEVHDNIVCKQGVFQSAIRSIKLLKSKGFRVNTNTTLFGGQTPENAAAFFDYLTGLGVDGMTLSAAFSYEAAADQDSFLTREQSKKLFREIFRLGKGKKWDFSHSSFYLDFLAGNQDYSCSPWGNPCRSVHGWQRPCYLLEDGFVPTYKELMEQTDWDKYGVGNDPRCANCMVHCGFEPTSVADSVKRPIKGAMLALKGLNLK
- a CDS encoding GNAT family N-acetyltransferase, translating into MNCNNILLSEPVQVCFTASVEIPYDLRFMVPVLDWASTLVSTSGGNQRESDGLRLALEETLVFLISAYPDAQDKEVLRVNFQLKIDGIATVTIANAGPPIHLNRIPNYDPQNPEESELDGLWFHLAQNAVDHLEFNNLGLDGWQIVASMRLACPSFEKGSAEEDLNDKKINFNLRRATPDDAAQLVDLTYDTYGYEYTGEFFYYESQLRKVIEDGDVKVIVAENGETLAGSVAFFLFPQKPHLAETGSLMVRHSYRCTRAISYLMKESVRYIDENSLGVDIYSSTCVTTSVISQKIASHLKYYPFSLLLNMGCQRQDAGKYSWMTLFAHAKFIAPVANMRIHLPEQHHEIVGALFDQADISHELIDEVSKDLPKETTFYLYEIATLKAVSITFQQLGQDWIAKLRKTIFNLRCNGNRAFTIYFPAWNPIPPNLDEEMLKFNGIFVGVSPISADECCLVYSILVDGVDFDNIQLVGSRGQELKEHIRGLYNKYIKE